tggtttctcATTCCTTCAAGCAACTAAGAGCTACGAAGATTATCGATCATTCAATATAAATTAtgtcaatcaattttttaaaagaatcacCTCCGCTCGATCGACATAAGAAGTCGAGAGGAGAAAAAAGCCTTCCTGTATGATCTTGTGTtggattttttcaattcatgtcGGTTCATTCCATATGAGTTGTTGAATAATAAAAAGGAGGGCAAACATAGATTAGAAGTACTTGATGGTTTTTGTTAGCATAAATCAACGCTTTGTTGTCTGCTCGAGCAATGTCCTCATCATCAACATCCTCGGGTCTAACCCCGTGAGCCTCCACATGGTAGTCAAAATTCACGTTCAAGCTCGAGGCCGCGCACTTTCGGCAAGTGTCCACGCTGACCTCATTGGTCGTGGATTCGCCAAGAGGATGGAGGGAGGAGGCTAGGAAGAGTGACAAGGTGCAGAGTgcactattcatcttcttctttttttccccctttttcctcTGTTCTTGCTTGTAAAAATCTTAACCAACTCGCTAGTCAAATGAAGACCATGTAgcatttacaaaattattttttaaaaataaatatttacaagtttggcTGCTGTTGGGGCTCCAACTACGAGCAACCCACTTGCTTGGCAGCCCAGctaccgagcaaggttgggtttttttttttttttaatttcgttttttaagtatttgaattatttatacttataatatttagtttatttcgtattttttaacatgttttatttttttttattttttttttcatgggagcttatctttataacataattagtaataattaatataaaaattattaagatctataattaataaataatgttgtaattatgtaattaattaaaaatattcataaaataaaattggtacgatatatgaaattaaggaaccccatcattaattcaatatctttataatataatcaatcgaaacccatctagacgatcccattgcaaaatccatcgttcacGGCCGAATTTGTTTGGGGAAAGGGAAAGGGGGTTCGTTCGATATCAAGTAGcaccgaagggagaaaatgcaaaattgacaaggaaaacggcattTTTTGGGGATAAAGCTAGGCCAAACCACCTATGGCTATTTGCCAATGGATTcctctcgaaaaattacgtgaaataaaaaaaaaattgtctcaaacggacgcccgagcaatgagatatgctcttccaaagttttgccctttctttacttgtttccactcttttgctacggtttttaatctttctatgcaaatttttaactcttttgctgcggtttcccatctatctattattgcggtttccaacatattcctatggctatattacattatatcacaatattatttattaattatagatcttaataaatatttacattaattattgctaataatgttataaatataagcttcacacgaaaaaaatatataaataaaataaatattctaagtatcaataattaaaaaaatatgaaatttacaaCAACAAAAAGCGGGTTCGCCTTGCTCGGTAGTCCCCActgaaatttatttaaatttagtatttttttaataccgcatttaattaattacataattacaacattatttattaattatagatcttaattatttttatattaattattactaattatgttataaagataagcttcccaagaaaaaaaaataaatataaacatgttaaaaaaatacgaaataaactaaatattataagtataaataattaaaatactttaaaaaaaaaaaaaataaacttgtcTGGAGCTGGGCGGGCCCAGATAGTTTCTCAGCCAACCGCCGAGTGAGGCCCAAACttgtaatatttatttttaaaaatatttttgtaaatatttttttaaaaaaattaaattgaaaaaaaacccctTTATAAAGAAAGGGTGATCCTTGCTCTGTATTACGGGAATGACAAGGTATTCTAGTATTTATGGTTGTGGATTTATATTAACTTTTACACTTTCCTCTTTTTATAACTGTGGTGGTGGATATCGGGCTTTGCATTTAAGTCGGCCTGTCGGTCCATTTAGAATGACTTGTTTACTGAACTTTTACTCTTTTGCACATGATAATACTTAGAAAACTTCcaaataaaaacctaaagtgccatcattttttcaaataatggccggAAGTGGCCATATCACtattaaataagagcatgaagtaaTCATGGTAATTTCTAATAAGGGCCTAAAGCCAGCCAGTTAAGTATTTCGGCTAATCAAGGGCACTTTCATCCAATAATAATTTTAAGTCtaaattagttttttcttttcttttttttgttttctgcgATCGGCCGGCAGGGGGTGAGGGTTGTGACCCTCACCTAGCCCCTTCGGGCATCGCTCGTAcaggtgaaaagaaaaaaaaaaggaaaaatagacaaaaaaaaaagtataagacAAAAATGCCATTGACCATCTTGAAGGTCGAACCCTTGtttgaaacaaagtctactttatgcccttatttaagaaaacgagaacattcatgtccttatttggaattttcctccattaccttgaaatttttttcttaatttttcccATTCTTAAGAGAGCTTTCCCTATCTTTTGCTTGAACAGAGAATTGTTTCGGTGACAAGCTACATGATCGAAAAGATAGGACTGAGTTAGAGTGAGCATTAGGTTatgtttgtttcaagaaaaatgaatggtttagaaaatatcttttaaaaaatggtcGCTTGTAGCGATTGCAAATAATTgacaaattccaaaaaataataattaataaatgcaaaatttttccattatcgataataatcaATATCCTAATATTTTCGTTGacgatgaaaattttcattcattttttataagcgatgtaagtaattatttttaagaaaatatatttaaaattatcaatttttcacGAGGCGAAGAAAACGGAAGCTGAGAATAAATGAATGAGTAACTGTTCAACCAGTGTTTACGAGCTAGGGGGAAATGGAGTGGAGATTACATATTAATCGACTTGAAAAGAAGCAATGTAGTTCGTAGCTTGATCTTGGTGTACtagatgaattttgaaaatgacataatATGTAATTGGACAATATATTAGTTAGGGTCTCAAATGTGAtccttttatttaattatttgattttttatctgCCACATTGCTGAATAGATTGGTTTTGTAGATCAATTTGATGCACATAACATTAATTTATATGTTTGAATCTTTTATTTGTTAATTACATTGCGTTTAAAagttaaatttatttattgaaaagtGCAACAAAAGGTCTCTTTATTATGACCTccgctttgtttttttcttttctttttggaatttaaagcccgtaagctttttttttttttttaaagaaaattccaaatgagTGTCTAAAATACctttatttttccatatttcaaataaaaccaCTGTAATaccatcattatttcaaagaaggccATAAGcaaaggcattttcatcatttaatcTTTTATattgtatattttcttttctttttttcctcccttttcgCCGATGGCCGGCCATACCGGTCACCGACGAGGGTTGGGAGGGTtgcccttgccggatctaggcgagggtcgttggAACCTCGCTAGCcgcaataaagaaaaatggggaaaaaataaaaaaaaaattcaaaaagataaatgacaagaatgccATTGGTCAGATCctattttgaaataattatggCACTTCATGTCCTTACTTGAAACAAAGTatacttcaaagttcaaaccattattcaagaaaataaggGGACTTTAGGCcctcatttcaaaattttcattttttagtcgATAACCTATAAGTATttcaaaatgtacaaaaatcaaatctatTCATCATTAGTTTAGAATTTAAAATATtctgccatgttttaaattcttgggaaattttcaaaaaagggccaaaAGTCCTCTCATTTTTTCTAATAATGGCCAAAcatgaaccttatttcaaataagagcctgaagtgacataatatgtttcaaataagggcttgaaatggctatagagtttcaaaaaagagcatggcttaaagggcattttcgtcattttgatttatttattttctctattttttcctttttatggtttttaaaaatgaaaaaaaacataaaaaaacaaCCACATCGGTAGGAGGGCTACCTCTCTTTGGCGGGGGCCCGGGGTGTGGGGAAAGGTCACCGGGCGCCTTCATGAGGGCCAGCTACCCTACCGACCAAAGGCGAGAGCCAAAGGCCCTCGCCAAAATAGGGAGAGGGTCaggccctctcccggatttgGGCAAGTGCTGGCGACCTCCGCCCAGGCCAGGGTGAGGGTAGATGGCCCCCGTCGAGGACCGGGCGAGGTCACCGACTCCCGCCGTAACCTAGGGAGGGGCCGGCGACCCCTCGCCTAGATATGGGAGAGGGCCCAACCCCCTCCCTGTTCTGGCGAGGGCCAATCGGCCTTCACGGAGGTCTAAGCAACCCCGCTCGCCTTTGCTGGCCCTCTCGGCGATGGGGCAGCAACTAGAGGCGGGAGGGCTATGTatactttttttacaattttaaagaaatagaaaaaaaattaatagaaaagacaaatatcaaatatagaaaaagatcgAAATACCTTTGAAATcatgctcttttttgaaattttatggccACTTTgcacccttatttgaaataacgttAACTTCAGACTcttgtttgaaaaaatgaaggcacttcgggtccttatttgaagtAAGGTTTATTTagaacccttatttaaaaaaaataatgagaagacttcgggccctttttttttttaatttgccctAAGTTCTTGAAGCGTAGAGTAAATCTGAAAAGTAGGTAAATGGTCAAAATGCTCTTTTTAGTAGAGAAACAGGAaccttaggaaaaaaaaaaccaactagGGTTGGTAGATCGTCTCACAAAACCCAGAGAGGGAATCCTCCAAAACCCGGCTGAGCCTTCGATCCCTCTCttattcaaaaacaaaaacatgccTGTCGCTCGCAGATAAGGAAGAGAACAACCCAACACAGCCGAAGCGCACTCCACGCCCGTCGCCCACTGCGCACAAAAGCCGAAGCTTCCGCTCGAGTTTTCCCCAGAAATGGCGAACCTGAGGACGGCCATGGACGCGGCCTTCGGGGACCTCAACGTCGCCTCCCCTCAAGCCCTCGACGGCTCCGCCAAGCTGGTCCCCGGCGACCCCGTCCCTCTCGACGGCGCCGTCGCCAGCCGAGCCCTCCGCTTCCAGCAGCTTTCGTTTCTCCGGAATGGGTTCCCTCTGGGCATCATCCCTTCTTATTCCCCCACCCCCCGCAAGGAACTgggctctttctctctccagtCTCTCCTCCTCCGACCCGCCACTGACAACTGGTGaggaaagaggggaaaagaTTCGAGCTTGCCGATGAACTCTGTTTGATGATTCGCGTTGAAGTTCTCTTTGAATTTGGTCGCTTGGTAGTTTTTATCTCCAGTTTTTTGGCTGTTCAAACTTTGGGGCGACccaagttttattttgtttgagaATTTGGTTTTGTGGATATCTGAAATGATCGAATCATGTTTAGTGCTCATAGTCCTCCAAGATGATATTGCCCTTCCTGGCTGCTTACTTCAATTGAGATTAAGAACTGCATTCTGCATGTGCCAATACGAGGTTGATTTGTGTTCTTAGCCTGCAGCGATTGATTGAGAAGGCTCTGCTTAGTTGGTGTGTGAGTTTGATGTCCTGGTTTCGGTTCTTGTTTGTTCTTGTTTAAGCTCTTGGTTTGTGCTGGTTTTCTCTGTTGTGCTGTTTGATATACTTATGGCTGAAGTTTCACAATGTCCCGTGCCTAGCTTGTTTAGCCTGGCTTATGTCTGAGGAGTGTTGAGTCACAATCTCGATACAGATTGTGCAATGGTTTCTTGATATGTTAATGATTGAGACAAATGGGTCTGCTCTATGTAGGATGGGAGTCATAGTCATTCTTTTTAAGGGATGATTGGTGAAGTTGAATCctatcaaaatcattcaattgtAAGGAAGTGATTGAGAATCCCACGTGTGTCTATGAACGTTCGCAAGCATGGATGTCTTAATTTCACCTTTCTGACAGTGATTATAAATCACGAATAAGCTCACATTAACTCGGCTTGCGTAGGTGGCTTGGAGTAGTTGGGCGATTTCGACCAAAGAAACTGATCGATTCCATAAAAGCAGAAATTTCTAACGTTGATGAATGGGAGCTTTCAGCATTGAAGGATGTGGCAAAACATTTCTTGGATAAGTCGCTTTACTCACTTGGTGTGTCCTCACAGCTTTCTCTGTCGCCCTCATCATCACTTCTCATTGGCACAGAACAGCTTGGTGAGAAGGAAAGACGCCGCCACAAAATTATGCTTTATCACAGGGTATGTGCTTCAGACTTTCTTAGTTACTTTTACTTCCGAATATTGCATGAGATATGACAtattacttgttttttttttcgtgtctaCTTTAAATATTAGGTTCACAATGTGcagctttgatttttctagaCACATGTATACAAGCATGTTTATTTTCATAGGGAAGGGAAGTGCTTCCTTTTCTCGGGACCTTTGGTTGACGAATCTTCAAATGggttttctgcaaaacaaaaatATGTGTTGATCTACACAATATAAAGATAGTTTGTCTTTCTCATAAAGTTATGCCACCCGAGAAGCATTGCTGCTTTTTCTTTATGCACAATGTATTTTTTGCAAACACTTGCTGGGCCACTAATATGGACTTCGTCCAATATCAATGTACGTCTCAGAACATGTAGGGCGTTGACTTCAATTCAGAAGCCATACTTTCCATCGAGGAGTATGGAACTTACTGGTATGATGGCATTCCATATAATCAGATACGCAATGGATATTGATACACCATGAAGCTGAGTTGGTGAAAATTCGAAATTGGCCAGTAGATGTTCTTCTGTTTGAACAATAAGTGGGATTATCATATTCAGCATCTTATAACCAAATAATTGCAAGTAAATGTATATTGAAGCTATGTACCTGTAAGATTTGAAAAAGTTCTGTCTTGGaaatgtcgattttttttttttttttgtagtgctttCTGGTTTAACAGCCAACTAAGGCCATTTGATCTGTGTGCTTGTTTACCTACAGCTCCCTAATCATGATATCACGATGGAGGCTGCCTGGCCTGGGTTATTCCTGGATCATAATGGTAGATATTGGGATGTTCCTGAATCAATATCACTGGACCTTTTGTCCCTTGTTTCTGAGTCTGGACTCAGATACCGTTTCGGAATCCACAAGAATGGTGGTCAACCCCATGGAATAGATGCCACAAATATTGAACCACCTTCTGCTTTAATGCCTGGCCTATGCGCAAAGGCTGCCTTTTCTTATGAAAAGAGTAAGGACTTATGGAGGCAGAAGGAGACTAAAGAGGATGTCATGGTAAAGACAGAGAAGGGCTTATTTTGGAGGCCTTCATATGATATACGTCTTAGAGAACCTCATTCTGCAGTATCTGCCATAATTGGTATCATTCACACCCACTTCAGtactttttgattgattttcctGCAATTAATATCATTAAGTTTTCTATCACTTTCTTCGAATGAATTGACTAATTTCACGCTCAAGAGTCTCTTTCTTCTACATTTGAGGCAGCATACTGTATACATTGCACTCATGAATTCTAATTGACAAATGGTTGTAAATTTATTGGTTTGGCTGTTATAAAGGAACTGCAATGCTTAGAATGAGAGAGAGCTAACTAGCTTTGAACTACTTTCCAAAAACTTCTATTTTTCACATTGTTTATAGGTGGCTTTAAGATAACTTGCCATTTATCGTAGTTGCAGATTTAAAGACTACTATAAAACATTGTATAGCATGTTTATTGAGCAATCAAGGCATTGTCTTAAGCTGGCATTGTCATAGTTGTTGTAGTGGTATCAGGTTGGGGTAAGTGATGGTACCTGAGCTGCAATTTAATTGTGTAAATCACATGCACATCCAGTAAATAGCATCCCATCAACCCTGAAGTTGATGGAGAATGATGGTATCGCTTGGCCAGATCGGAAGAATATGCTCTGGTTTGTTCTCATCTTATCACAGGATTCTGAAAGCCATTGACAGCATAGATTAAGGACTATAGAGGAGTGAGGACAGACTTGACATTTTTCTGATAGACACGATTGTTCCAAATTGAATGTAAAAGGTAGAATTTAGGATGTatgaaatgaaaagaggcaggtGGATGTCAATATCATTCTTTTCCTGTGTCTACATCCATTTTGCTAGAAGTAGTCCCACATTGGTTAAAACCACTTCAGCCCCTTGTGAGTCTACGTTGTCTTCTGCTGAGAATGGATAACAGTCTGCATGTTTCAGAGAAACAATAACCTTACGTGCTGCCTGTGCATAGTTATGTTATGCTGGCATATCAAACTATCTGACCAAGAGAAAAGTGGAACACTTCTTAAACATTTGGGTGATTGCATGGACCTTTAACTATATTATGATGCacgtttctttcctttgtctATTTAATAATTGGTATCATATACAGAATTGTAGTTTCTTATGTGAGGTTTATCCTAATGAAATGCTATGTTTTAGGTGGCATTTGTACGGCGTGGTTTTGGAATCCAGAGTTCTGTCTTGCTGGTGTATCAAGGGAAGGTGAAATATTTTCTGTTGCTAGTGCAAAGAGGAGTCCATTCAATGCTGATCTATTTGGTTCAGTGTGCTATACTTTCCAACTCGGGAAGTTTAGAAAAAAGTACTGTGACCTCACCCGTATAGATGCTCGCTTAGACATATCTTCTGCAGCAGCATTCGCCCAGCGAGTTTTCAATGTTTTGAGTGGTTCATCAGTGAGCAGCTTTCGTAGGCCATCATCTTCTCCGAGGGTGAACTTAATTTTTCAGCAGCAGGTACTTTATATTTCTTGAATTGGTCCAATTCCTGGGCATATGGTTGTTGTTAAGGAACTATTGCATTAACAGTTTTATCATATGTAGAAGGTGAGGGGAAAATCAAAAGAGGGAAAAGCTGTGTGTTACTTTGAGTATTAGTCTATGGGAAGTTGGATAGGATGGAAGTGGCAGATCTGTTAGTGACCCAAGGttctaaacaaaacaaaacaaaaagagctGCAACTTGCAAGATTGATTACCctaaatagaaagaaaaaactattaaaGAGAAGCTGTCATCTGCAAGTACCCTAAAATGATCACCTTCTTGTTTAATACATCTGCATGGAAATGAAATTGACAGATTGATTACTGCATCTGTTAGCTGTGTTTCTTATGTGAAATAAGATGCAATTGTTTTACTGTTATCACCGGATTTTATAGACTACTTGTACATGAAACATCTAGGGTAACTTTGAAAATTGTTGCTGGATGTGCAAGGCCTCTTTCATAAAATCTTCTATCTGAATTGAAAACCTCAACAATTGTGAGGAACGAATAATGAAAGCAGgagaaatctaaaaatttaGTACCTGCAAGCTTAGCTATTTGTTTTACGAAACGTTTATTCTATGGCatgcaataaaaattatttcgtATACCAAATTCTATGACAGAACTATTAATGTTCTTTTTAACTCgtatgtttctttgtttttcttttgaaagtcCAAATCTTTTGTTTAGTTATTTGGACAATAGCAGAAATGGGCAAATTCTTGAATATCTAAATGTCAGAAAGCAAAGAAACCAGTCCTTGCAATTACTCCGCCCTTGCTCTAACTTAGATCTTGTTTAACAAAATGATAAGGATGATGGCTGATGACATTACTGGATTATCAAAGGTTCTGGTCATTAGTGAAATTCTCATATGTAGAATAGCGGTGTGATATGGAGCACTATGACAcactttgttttgctttttctttttcttttttggttaagCTATTATTAATGAAGTGGCAATGCAAAGAAGATTACTAAATCAGGAGCATTGTCACAAAGATCGGTCTCTCTTCTTGTATCAAATGCTATTTTGAGGGAGGGAGCGCTATCACGAGAATTGTCACAAAGATCTGTCTCTCTTCTTGCATCAAATGctattttcatataaattgctTACCAATTTTTTGTTATGAAACACGAACTTCTCATGAATTTCTTAAAGATTGTACAGAAGAGATTACATTTGGCATCGCCTGTTAGGATGTCATTGATAGTAAATGGAATCTTTGTGCAAATCTGATTTTTGGACTTGACTCATTAGGTCGCAGGGCCGATCGTGTTCCGTGTAGATTCCAAGTTCTCCCTGGGTTCTTTATCAGGAAGACAAGGCCCACATGTCGAGGATTTAATATATAGTTTGAGCTACTCTCTCAGGCTTTTGCGATCTGGGAAAGTCGTCGCTTGGTACtcccccaaaagaaaagagggtATGGTAGAGTTGAGACTGTTGGAGTTTTGATCTTCAATGGCTTGCCATGATTGActgttttctctcttcttccattgAGCCTTCCATTTGTGACGTACTATTGGCGAAAAGGGCAAGGATGTGTTCATCTTCAGGTTTCACTACATgttttaatgttttcttttcaaGCATGCACATGTCCGGGGCAGAAAATAGCGACAGATGAACAAGCTAATCTAGTGCGACTGGGCTTTGACAGAACGGAACTGATTTGCTCGCCATACCTGGCAGCGCTTGCGCGCACGCAGCGTTTggcaacaagataaaaaaatcatgatgGGATAAAATTTGTCCTATTCTGTGTTTGGCTCCCGCCCAGAATAGGATAACGTGGAATATAGTCTAGATAAAATTATCCTTGGGGGTGGGTTTTGTTGGGTTGgcgtggggtggggtggggtggggtggtggTTTGGGGTTTGGTGTGTGTTGTGCTTGAAAGGGTACTTACTATTGCTTTGTTTGTCGTTTAAAGGAGAGAATTACTAGAAAAAGCCCTAATctgattgcaattatgccaattcaattctaaattattatttttttgccaattcaatcctaaaagtttttgtatttgtgccaatttggtcattgtgatcaattttggttagaaattgTTGATATTATGCTATTAGAATtgacgtggtaatttttaataatattttaacgtTTTCCgactacttttatttttttttttcattttcatttaagCCTAGCAAAGGAGATGTCACGCCTCGTCAATGGCCGGCGAGGCGAGCCCCCCACTCGCATCCAGTCGGCATAGGACAAAGAAAGggtagaaaaaagaagaatgagaaaagataagtaaaaatattcaaaaaatattaaaatattcctATAAAATAACACATCGATATTAGCAGAGCCACGCTAGTCATTTTCAAGCAAAATTGATCagatagattgaattagcacaaatataaaagctttaggactgaattagtatatatatacatagatatataatttgattgacataattgtaatattttTAGGACCTTTCTGGCAATTTTTGGTCGTTCAAGGAATCATGCAAAGTTCAACAATTGCGGGACGATGACTGGAAGTTGATCATAAGCAATGTTAGCTACCTAGGTGACCAAGCCAAAATTACTCAATTACGTGTAAGATGTTTAGCAATTCTAGTAACTTTGTAATTGACTTATGAACATTTAACAGACGCTCCGCATCGATTTATTGAATTAACTCGTATATTACTTAGGCATGGATCATCTATCCAGCATGGTACTCCCTTCTATATCTTAAAAAATCTCATTGGTTGATTATGCAATCCAAAATGTTGTCGCTGGTTGAGATTATTCAATTGAGAGCACTATTCCCAATGTTTTGTATGATACGAATGagattttcaattcaattgAAAATCTCATTGAGAGCCTCCTCGTAATCACCCCCACCAGAATATTATTGTGAATGCTTCCAACTCTTTCTGCTACCAAGCAAGGGATGGGGAAAAGAGACGTGAAAATAGATAGAAACATTGGGAATAATACTTTCGATAGACATCACTTCAGAGAGGGAAGAGCTTTTTCCAACCAGACATCGCTTCCAAATTTCTCAGAAACTGCCTCTAGATGCGCTTACGATGCTTTTTGGAGGACCCACTAAGATtggaaaattgacaaaaaaagttctaaacttactgtaattgtgttaattcagtcataagaaAAACAATTCAATCTTTATATATTTCGCAtgagtaccaattcaatcctaaacattttgtaatt
The sequence above is drawn from the Rhodamnia argentea isolate NSW1041297 chromosome 9, ASM2092103v1, whole genome shotgun sequence genome and encodes:
- the LOC115726569 gene encoding protein TRIGALACTOSYLDIACYLGLYCEROL 4, chloroplastic — translated: MANLRTAMDAAFGDLNVASPQALDGSAKLVPGDPVPLDGAVASRALRFQQLSFLRNGFPLGIIPSYSPTPRKELGSFSLQSLLLRPATDNWWLGVVGRFRPKKLIDSIKAEISNVDEWELSALKDVAKHFLDKSLYSLGVSSQLSLSPSSSLLIGTEQLGEKERRRHKIMLYHRLPNHDITMEAAWPGLFLDHNGRYWDVPESISLDLLSLVSESGLRYRFGIHKNGGQPHGIDATNIEPPSALMPGLCAKAAFSYEKSKDLWRQKETKEDVMVKTEKGLFWRPSYDIRLREPHSAVSAIIGGICTAWFWNPEFCLAGVSREGEIFSVASAKRSPFNADLFGSVCYTFQLGKFRKKYCDLTRIDARLDISSAAAFAQRVFNVLSGSSVSSFRRPSSSPRVNLIFQQQVAGPIVFRVDSKFSLGSLSGRQGPHVEDLIYSLSYSLRLLRSGKVVAWYSPKRKEGMVELRLLEF